From a region of the Mercurialis annua linkage group LG1-X, ddMerAnnu1.2, whole genome shotgun sequence genome:
- the LOC126665480 gene encoding protein GAMETOPHYTE DEFECTIVE 1: MGFFDLNIPYETSQSSKTTRVKLVIKSMELGYTGIAYNRTIKGVMSDQDRCSITPLSLSTLLKVAPSLSSSVNFHRDLLRVPRASPFRQYTRLTVCVDCPAQYQVLNSGNMILKSYDLIAVRPLNQLAFDYVCEKAEVNIIAIDFSDKLPFRLKFPMVKAAIERGVYFEITYADLIVDVQLRRQMIPNAKLLVSWTRGRNLIISSAASSINELRGPYDVANLSSLLGLSMERAKAAISKNCRNLMANVLRKKHFYKETIRVEPIYGRSDSKEPSSLDWLKWDPVSSGEGDLQLEDIAKSFSATTGASNCVKAIDFVAVIDSIQSHGPNFLTAAKAVEVSIKETGASEELAECDLFPDTDCNFLDNIPSKNQTLGHGSSQELHLPSDSAATLSRPEDIRATTNTISEEPNNSNVSDAVLPFLSTQKHGLQLEDPICSNLNTVLADEDVLHQTPAAENGLTDSSFADSELKNLSENFDFLESQFKKSMHSYAVFDEQKAVVDKDIEDLPEKDQEDTPLTEHRSGRKQQKESRHVMITLVEDIPSELNSDEMDLNDVTAVAYQENLEDVVMEGQEHGDSDLDHPDEVAMDDQESGDAVTKISLVEDNDLRFKDDSASVKVMPKKEVSMEEQKLEGADIERNHRTFVPAISGRSKSKQRIPLMLPFKRLLNPIPMKRKSKRKVRT; this comes from the exons ATGGGGTTCTTTGATCTAAACATACCATACGAAACCTCTCAATCGTCAAAAACAACACGAGTCAAACTAGTAATCAAATCCATGGAGTTAGGTTACACAGGAATCGCATACAACCGTACGATCAAAGGCGTAATGTCCGATCAGGACCGTTGCTCAATCACGCCGTTATCCCTCTCCACTCTCCTAAAGGTTGCCCCGTCTCTCTCTTCCTCCGTCAACTTCCACCGTGACCTTCTAAGAGTCCCACGCGCTTCACCTTTCCGTCAGTACACACGCTTGACGGTGTGTGTAGACTGTCCAGCTCAGTATCAAGTGCTTAACAGTGGGAACATGATTTTAAAGAGTTATGATTTGATTGCTGTTAGGCCTCTCAATCAATTAGCTTTTGATTACGTCTGTGAGAAAGCTGAG GTGAATATAATTGCGATTGATTTCTCGGACAAGTTACCATTTCGGTTAAAGTTTCCTATGGTTAAGGCTGCTATTgag CGTGgtgtttattttgaaattacGTATGCTGATCTAATTGTGGATGTTCAATTAAGGAGACAAATGATACCAAATGCTAAG TTGCTGGTTTCCTGGACGCGAGGAAGGAATCTCATTATATCAAGTGCCGCTTCTTCTATAAATGAACTTAGAGGTCCATATGATGTTGCAAATTTGTCATCTCTGCTTGGGCTCTCTATGGAACGAGCTAAAGCAGCTATTTCCAAGAATTGTAg GAATCTTATGGCTAATGTCTTGAGAAAAAAGCACTTTTACAAAGAGACTATAAGAGTTGAACCAATATATGGAAGATCTGACTCCAAAGAACCTTCATCTCTGGACTGGCTTAAATGGGATCCAGTTTCTAGCGGTGAAGGGGATTTACAACTGGAGGATATTGCAAAGTCTTTTTCTGCCACCACTGGTGCATCAAATTGTGTTAAGGCCATTGACTTTGTTGCGGTAATTGATAGTATCCAGTCGCATGGTCCAAATTTTTTGACAGCTGCTAAGGCTGTTGAGGTATCAATTAAAGAAACTGGAGCATCAGAAGAACTTGCTGAGTGTGATCTTTTTCCTGATACAGATTGCAATTTTTTGGACAATATTCCATCAAAGAATCAGACCCTTGGTCATGGCAGTTCCCAAGAGTTACATTTGCCAAGTGATTCTGCAGCCACTTTGAGCAGACCTGAGGACATTAGAGCCACTACAAACACCATCTCAGAAGAGCCAAATAATTCAAATGTCTCTGATGCAGTACTACCTTTTCTATCAACTCAGAAGCATGGTTTGCAACTAGAAGATCCTATTTGCAGCAATTTAAATACTGTGTTAGCAGATGAAGATGTATTACATCAGACACCTGCTGCAGAAAATGGATTAACAGACTCGAGTTTTGCTGATTCAGAATTAAAGAATTTGTCTGAAAATTTTGACTTTCTCGAATCTCAGTTTAAAAAGTCGATGCATTCGTATGCAGTTTTTGATGAACAAAAAGCTGTGGTGGACAAGGACATAGAAGATTTGCCTGAAAAAGATCAGGAAGATACACCTCTAACTGAACATAGATCTGGCCGAAAACAGCAAAAGGAATCGCGACATGTTATGATTACACTTGTGGAGGATATCCCGTCTGAATTGAATTCTGATGAAATGGATCTTAATGATGTCACTGCAGTTGCATATCAGGAGAACCTGGAGGATGTGGTTATGGAAGGACAAGAACATGGAGATTCAGATCTGGACCACCCAGATGAGGTGGCAATGGATGATCAAGAATCTGGCGATGCGGTTACCAAAATTTCTCTTGTCGAGGACAATGATTTAAGATTCAAAGATGACTCTGCAAGTGTAAAAGTTATGCCCAAGAAAGAAGTTTCAATGGAGGAACAAAAGCTTGAAGGAGCTGATATAGAAAGAAATCATCGCACATTTGTCCCAGCTATATCAG GGAGATCCAAGTCAAAGCAGAGGATACCTCTAATGTTGCCATTCAAACGTTTGTTGAATCCTATACCTATGAAAAGAAAATCTAAACGCAAGGTACGGACATGA
- the LOC126681598 gene encoding beta-amyrin 28-monooxygenase-like — MDIQKMRYSWNVASEVLRIHPSANGAFIEVIADFNYSGCLILKRWKRFLLWWWIEGRGVTGQRSVIYRAETYKKRPHLPLKMRKKGMKGEDD; from the exons ATGGACATACAAAAGATGAGGTATTCATGGAATGTGGCAAGTGAAGTATTAAGAATCCATCCATCAGCTAATGGAGCTTTCATAGAGGTCATTGCCGACTTCAACTATTCTGGATGTCTAATTCTTAAGAGATGGAAG AGGTTTTTGTTGTGGTGGTGGATCGAAGGACGAGGCGTGACCGGACAGAGATCGGTGATTTATCGAGCGGAGACTTACAAAAAAAGACCTCACCTACCgttaaaaatgagaaagaaaggaatgaAAGGGGAAGATGACTAG